In Cytobacillus oceanisediminis, the following proteins share a genomic window:
- a CDS encoding leucine-rich repeat domain-containing protein — translation MKKRKNWLNIAVVMAIIFSLFSPISQTHGLTTAAAMIDLADPVVEDGKVTLTWKTILSVQNQSPETYQIIKNDETLDVEPTLISNEILGENAVKTYEYIDQATAEDEVYVYSIKGQQGDVELTSAAKTVSVYIEDNQSSQEESEEPVEEAKEEKAETTEPSDGSQEQPASEKDSASTEEPTKSVGEVVTLDNPNLEKIIREQLPKPEGALLKEDLEKLTFLNVNDRLGDIDSLKGLELAVNLQHLIIEDVSISDISALENLTNLTELRLNSLPLENIDSLLMLPLLEKVQIGNLEMDLGPSEVLRDLSHRGTQIEVLDDSKSFLLNVYRITESSAQVSWGMYGSGKVDQYTLSVNGDVIDTLEGDVYEYHLTGLKPSSTYNIKVSALGAGSVMAENEFSFNTLASPLGEKVTISDSNLEAAIKEELGLDRELYTSDMERLTALFAPGMEIESLDGLEDAVNLDHLVIYDNNIEDLAPLKSLTKLIILDIGDNPVSDSSIFKNLTKLANLDVSYTEFEDFTFLKELPGLQAVYLYGNLQIEDHAPSIEVLEYLRSKGVEVNYDFDENVNMEIYTDFVNESKIGISWDYWTEEEDDYSYPDQYVLSVDGVEKEIEGETNSEIFTDLKPETEYSFKVKAYQEGKLIGKAALTVKTAQLPSGEIIHFPDKKLEKALKERLGLDRDIQESDMLTLISIDLSSAEIKNLSGLEKAVNLEDLSLWDNNIKDLSPLGGLTHLMSLDLDGNPITDLKPLTGLSNLFALFLSNTGIKDFSSLNNLSGLMYLTLSNNGIGSIPDLSGLKNLEILELSSNDITSLKGLEGLSNLMMLTIESNPVSDFSALSKMKLLYLDASYTDMQNLKWAADLTQLEGLAVAGNNLNDISPLKNMKNLSMLMANDNQISDIGVLLELEKLEYVILFNNEELDLSEGSEAMKIIEQLQAKGVFVEYEDFDEGMLYFDSITSTSNTIDVSWTYEGEEEIEEYQLYLNGELIGSADPSEPFFTFEGLESGKEYEIVVEAWSGEEFIDYAFAYVWTLSEDLNFTDISTSDSSIEASWDYTGNEELSGYNVYLDGEFLEFVDAETNNYRFEELMPRTSYTLALEAVNTEESVVSFTSTEVQTDSDSAVKFVDAAATENTIEAYWEYTGSELDEYSLYLDGELAVTLDPEESFYEFTGLREGTDYEISIEAILDGEVVAFDSLLISTEKAEEEDGGTVPGKNPGKGGTPEKDKGKTGSPAKDQNVKDNKPAKQTVKNTKSGKKLPNTATNMYNMLALGLTLLFAGSMIMLWHSRRKKLV, via the coding sequence ATGAAGAAAAGGAAAAACTGGTTAAACATTGCAGTGGTTATGGCTATTATTTTCTCACTTTTTAGTCCAATTTCCCAGACGCATGGACTGACAACTGCAGCTGCCATGATTGATTTGGCGGACCCTGTGGTGGAGGATGGAAAAGTAACGTTAACCTGGAAAACCATTTTATCTGTCCAGAATCAAAGCCCGGAAACCTATCAGATTATTAAAAACGATGAAACCCTGGATGTCGAGCCAACTTTGATATCCAATGAAATCCTAGGTGAAAATGCCGTTAAAACATACGAGTATATTGACCAGGCTACAGCAGAAGATGAAGTATATGTTTACTCTATTAAGGGCCAACAGGGTGATGTGGAGTTAACAAGTGCTGCAAAAACGGTATCAGTATACATAGAGGACAACCAATCCTCACAAGAAGAAAGTGAAGAGCCCGTAGAAGAGGCCAAAGAAGAAAAGGCTGAAACTACCGAGCCTTCAGATGGCAGCCAAGAACAACCGGCGTCTGAAAAGGATTCCGCTTCAACAGAAGAACCAACTAAATCTGTTGGAGAAGTGGTTACCCTAGATAACCCTAATCTTGAAAAAATCATCCGCGAGCAGCTGCCTAAACCAGAAGGCGCCCTTTTAAAAGAAGATCTGGAAAAGTTAACTTTCCTGAATGTAAATGACCGGCTTGGAGATATCGATAGTTTAAAAGGATTAGAGCTTGCGGTTAATCTGCAACATTTAATAATTGAAGATGTGTCGATATCAGATATCAGCGCCCTTGAAAACTTAACGAACCTAACTGAATTAAGACTAAATTCATTGCCTTTGGAGAATATTGATAGTCTTTTAATGCTTCCGCTTCTGGAAAAAGTTCAAATAGGGAATCTGGAGATGGACCTGGGTCCATCAGAAGTGCTAAGGGATTTATCCCATAGAGGCACTCAGATTGAAGTTTTGGATGACAGTAAATCGTTTCTTTTAAATGTCTATCGGATTACCGAATCCTCTGCTCAAGTTTCATGGGGGATGTACGGGTCAGGAAAAGTAGATCAATACACTTTATCTGTTAACGGAGATGTTATTGACACACTGGAAGGTGACGTATATGAATATCATTTAACTGGGCTTAAGCCTTCATCCACCTATAATATTAAAGTAAGCGCTTTAGGTGCTGGTAGTGTAATGGCAGAAAATGAGTTTTCCTTCAATACGTTAGCTTCTCCATTGGGAGAAAAAGTAACAATATCAGACTCTAATCTTGAAGCAGCCATCAAAGAAGAGCTTGGCCTTGATCGTGAACTTTATACGAGTGACATGGAGAGATTGACGGCTCTTTTTGCTCCGGGAATGGAAATTGAGTCGCTCGATGGCTTGGAGGATGCAGTGAATTTGGACCATCTGGTTATTTACGATAACAATATAGAGGATTTAGCTCCTCTGAAAAGTCTAACAAAGCTTATCATCCTGGATATTGGCGATAACCCTGTTTCGGATTCTTCTATTTTTAAGAATCTGACTAAGCTTGCCAATCTGGATGTATCCTACACAGAATTTGAAGATTTTACTTTCCTAAAAGAACTTCCAGGCCTTCAAGCAGTTTATCTATATGGAAACCTTCAGATTGAGGACCATGCCCCATCAATAGAGGTGCTTGAGTATCTGCGTTCCAAAGGTGTGGAAGTGAATTACGATTTTGACGAGAATGTGAATATGGAAATCTATACTGATTTTGTGAATGAATCGAAAATCGGAATCTCCTGGGACTATTGGACAGAGGAAGAGGATGATTACTCCTATCCTGATCAATACGTGCTTTCTGTGGATGGTGTGGAAAAAGAAATCGAAGGCGAAACAAATTCAGAGATTTTTACTGACTTAAAACCAGAAACAGAGTATAGCTTTAAAGTTAAAGCCTATCAGGAAGGGAAATTAATCGGAAAGGCAGCGCTGACTGTAAAAACAGCACAGCTGCCAAGTGGAGAGATTATTCATTTTCCGGATAAGAAGCTGGAAAAGGCATTGAAGGAGAGGCTCGGGCTGGATCGCGATATCCAGGAAAGTGACATGCTCACGCTGATTTCGATAGACTTATCATCCGCAGAAATTAAGAACCTATCCGGTCTGGAGAAAGCGGTCAATTTGGAGGATTTGTCTCTTTGGGATAATAACATCAAAGACTTATCCCCATTAGGCGGCTTAACACATTTAATGAGTCTGGATTTGGATGGAAATCCGATTACAGACCTTAAACCGCTTACAGGATTATCTAATCTGTTTGCATTGTTTCTTTCCAATACTGGGATTAAAGACTTTTCCAGCTTAAATAACCTATCCGGCTTAATGTATTTGACACTCTCAAATAACGGCATCGGAAGCATTCCGGATTTATCCGGGCTGAAAAACCTCGAGATATTGGAGTTGAGCAGCAACGACATAACATCTCTTAAGGGACTTGAAGGACTGTCAAACCTGATGATGCTGACCATTGAAAGCAATCCGGTATCCGACTTTTCAGCGCTGTCCAAAATGAAGCTGCTATATTTGGATGCTTCTTATACAGATATGCAAAACCTTAAGTGGGCTGCAGATTTAACACAATTAGAGGGCCTTGCAGTTGCTGGAAACAATCTCAACGATATCTCACCACTGAAGAATATGAAAAACTTATCCATGCTTATGGCAAACGATAATCAGATCAGTGATATTGGAGTTCTGCTTGAGCTTGAAAAGTTAGAATATGTAATATTATTTAACAATGAGGAGCTGGATCTGTCGGAAGGCTCCGAAGCAATGAAAATCATTGAGCAGCTTCAGGCAAAGGGAGTCTTTGTTGAATACGAAGACTTTGATGAAGGAATGCTTTATTTTGACTCAATAACCTCAACAAGTAATACCATTGATGTCTCTTGGACATATGAAGGGGAAGAGGAGATTGAGGAGTATCAGCTGTATCTGAATGGCGAGCTAATAGGAAGTGCAGACCCTTCAGAACCTTTCTTTACTTTTGAAGGATTGGAGTCCGGAAAAGAATATGAAATAGTGGTAGAAGCTTGGTCTGGAGAAGAATTTATAGACTATGCCTTTGCTTATGTTTGGACGTTAAGCGAAGACTTAAATTTTACTGATATCAGTACATCTGATAGCTCAATTGAAGCCTCTTGGGACTATACAGGGAATGAAGAGCTAAGCGGCTACAATGTATATTTGGATGGCGAGTTCCTGGAGTTTGTTGACGCCGAAACAAATAATTATAGGTTTGAAGAATTAATGCCGAGAACATCCTATACATTAGCCCTTGAGGCGGTCAATACAGAAGAATCAGTGGTTTCCTTTACTTCCACTGAAGTTCAGACAGACAGTGACAGTGCTGTAAAGTTCGTGGATGCAGCAGCAACAGAAAACACGATTGAGGCTTATTGGGAATATACAGGCTCAGAGCTTGATGAGTATTCTCTCTATCTGGATGGTGAATTAGCGGTAACCCTGGATCCAGAAGAATCATTCTATGAATTCACCGGCTTAAGAGAAGGTACTGATTATGAAATTAGCATTGAAGCTATTCTGGATGGAGAAGTTGTTGCGTTTGATTCGCTGCTGATTAGCACGGAAAAAGCCGAGGAAGAGGATGGCGGCACTGTTCCGGGTAAAAATCCCGGCAAAGGCGGAACACCGGAAAAAGATAAAGGTAAAACAGGCTCACCAGCAAAAGATCAGAACGTGAAAGACAACAAGCCAGCCAAACAGACTGTAAAAAACACTAAATCAGGCAAGAAGCTTCCAAACACAGCGACGAATATGTATAACATGCTGGCGCTGGGATTGACTTTGTTATTCGCTGGGTCCATGATCATGCTATGGCACAGCAGAAGAAAGAAGCTTGTATAA
- a CDS encoding cell wall-binding repeat-containing protein → MKRSILFLVAFVLLSTSLFSSPASASNNFEEKKFNKLQDDMGYPNVNEQEPNDYFTEANSISLDDEVTGTMSREDRDMFKITIPKRGMFVLIGHVTEAFTSLTGQISVVIYKENPDGTREDISEAESSFDEYGGFYAEAKLEPGTYYLQLTDNYETTRGEQYTFNPFLIEPDLYRISGKDRYETAVNVAYEGWQYSGADEILLATGTDFPDALAAAPLGFYLDAPILLTTKNSLPNSVIQAIRELDVKKVTIIGGTGVVSQGVENYLKNTLGLTVARISGKTRYETAVQIANKLPLQETSVVVSGENYPDALSIGPYAAMNGIPILLTQANTLPSPTAAQVKKYSHTFVIGGTGAVSENVRKQLPSPDRISGKNRYETSANVSKQLFSAGIDFAFVTTGSNFADALTGSVLAGFYGQPIVLTTPNTLHPAAKKLFVDEQVLWYTIIGGKGAVSLDVEDEIWSLIQ, encoded by the coding sequence GTGAAAAGAAGTATATTATTCTTAGTCGCGTTTGTTCTACTCTCAACTTCATTATTCTCAAGTCCAGCATCAGCCAGCAATAATTTTGAAGAAAAGAAATTCAACAAGCTGCAAGATGATATGGGCTATCCGAATGTTAATGAACAAGAGCCAAATGATTATTTTACCGAAGCAAATTCAATCTCACTTGATGACGAAGTTACCGGGACGATGAGCAGAGAAGATAGGGATATGTTCAAGATAACCATTCCAAAAAGAGGGATGTTTGTGCTTATTGGGCATGTAACGGAAGCCTTTACTAGTCTAACTGGCCAAATCAGTGTTGTGATTTATAAAGAGAACCCGGATGGAACCAGGGAGGATATATCCGAAGCAGAAAGTTCATTTGATGAGTACGGAGGGTTTTATGCTGAGGCTAAATTAGAACCCGGCACATATTATTTACAATTAACGGACAACTATGAAACAACAAGAGGGGAACAATATACCTTCAATCCATTTCTTATTGAACCGGATCTATACAGAATCTCTGGTAAGGATCGATATGAAACGGCTGTAAATGTTGCTTACGAAGGATGGCAATACTCTGGTGCCGATGAAATATTACTGGCAACTGGTACAGACTTTCCGGATGCATTAGCGGCTGCACCTCTAGGCTTTTATTTGGATGCACCCATTTTACTTACAACAAAGAATTCGCTGCCAAACTCTGTTATTCAAGCAATTCGTGAATTGGATGTTAAAAAAGTAACCATCATTGGCGGTACTGGAGTTGTGTCCCAGGGGGTCGAGAACTATCTTAAGAATACTCTTGGACTAACAGTGGCACGCATTTCTGGAAAGACAAGATATGAAACGGCGGTTCAGATTGCAAATAAGCTGCCGCTTCAAGAAACATCTGTTGTCGTTTCAGGGGAGAATTATCCGGATGCCTTATCTATTGGGCCGTATGCTGCTATGAATGGTATTCCAATCTTATTAACTCAGGCCAATACGCTGCCTTCACCAACTGCAGCTCAAGTAAAAAAATACAGCCATACATTTGTCATTGGCGGAACAGGTGCAGTTTCAGAAAATGTTCGTAAACAATTGCCTAGCCCTGATCGAATAAGCGGTAAAAACCGCTATGAGACATCGGCGAACGTATCTAAACAATTATTCTCGGCTGGAATTGACTTTGCATTTGTGACAACAGGAAGCAACTTTGCAGATGCTCTAACAGGGTCAGTCTTAGCAGGATTTTACGGTCAGCCTATTGTATTAACAACACCAAATACACTTCACCCAGCTGCAAAAAAACTTTTTGTTGATGAACAAGTCTTGTGGTACACCATTATTGGCGGAAAAGGTGCAGTGAGCCTTGACGTTGAAGACGAAATTTGGTCACTAATTCAATAA
- a CDS encoding class D sortase has product MKTLIYLLLLLGAAITAYSLFEIRDSQIQVEERKEEAVKMLVEDTEKKLIFEQNETIGLLSVPKINKDIPIIEGTDNDQLEAGVGHYTGTAFPGQKDQIVLSGHRDTVFRNFDQLKVGDIFTVKLSYGDFSYEIYDTKIVDADDLTIIKSTSPEEVLTVTTCYPFNFIGDAPERFVFYARPKN; this is encoded by the coding sequence ATGAAAACGCTCATTTATTTGCTTCTATTACTTGGAGCAGCCATTACGGCTTATTCTTTGTTCGAGATAAGAGATTCCCAGATTCAGGTTGAGGAAAGAAAAGAGGAAGCCGTTAAAATGCTTGTTGAAGATACAGAAAAGAAGCTGATATTTGAACAAAATGAAACGATCGGACTTCTTTCGGTTCCTAAAATTAATAAGGATATCCCCATCATCGAAGGAACAGATAATGATCAGCTTGAGGCTGGTGTGGGCCACTACACCGGGACGGCTTTTCCCGGCCAAAAAGATCAAATTGTTCTTTCAGGGCACAGGGACACAGTCTTTCGGAACTTTGACCAGCTTAAAGTGGGGGACATCTTTACTGTGAAATTGTCGTATGGGGACTTTTCTTATGAAATATATGATACGAAGATTGTTGATGCGGATGACCTTACCATTATTAAAAGCACGTCTCCGGAAGAGGTATTGACTGTAACTACCTGCTACCCTTTTAACTTTATCGGGGACGCGCCTGAGCGCTTTGTCTTTTATGCCCGGCCAAAAAATTGA
- a CDS encoding cell wall-binding repeat-containing protein, which yields MKKAIILSALLTLALPFGQAKAEDAPTYRISGKDRYETAVNISAEGWDTSAVAVMATGKDFPDALSATPLAYKYGAPLLLTPANSLPDSVKNELKRLKVKSVYLIGGKSVISLNIEKELNSLGISSITRISGADRYETSVKVAKQLGNSDSVVVATGEGFPDALSIAPIAAQLEMPILLTKKNSVPSSVSQFVKAEQPVESFVIGGTGVISEQVASTFPMPERISGVNRYATNSNVIQYFEEAIDMDLPVIATGENYPDALAGSAFAAATWNPVILTHPTKPHQTTKDTVQTYSDLAELYFVLGGDKVVTDQAINSLFQK from the coding sequence ATGAAAAAGGCTATCATTCTATCAGCTCTATTAACACTGGCATTACCTTTTGGACAAGCTAAGGCAGAAGACGCACCAACCTATCGTATCTCAGGCAAAGATCGTTATGAAACCGCAGTAAACATCTCTGCTGAGGGCTGGGACACGTCTGCAGTTGCTGTTATGGCTACAGGCAAAGACTTTCCAGATGCATTAAGCGCGACACCTCTTGCTTATAAATATGGTGCTCCGCTTCTATTAACACCAGCCAACTCCTTGCCGGACAGTGTAAAAAATGAATTAAAGCGCCTTAAAGTTAAAAGCGTATATTTAATTGGAGGGAAGTCCGTTATTTCTCTAAATATAGAGAAAGAGCTTAATAGTCTGGGAATCTCATCAATAACAAGAATTAGCGGTGCAGATCGCTATGAAACTTCAGTAAAAGTTGCCAAGCAGCTTGGGAACTCAGATAGTGTAGTGGTGGCGACTGGGGAAGGTTTCCCGGATGCACTATCAATAGCCCCAATAGCTGCACAATTAGAAATGCCAATTCTTTTAACCAAAAAAAATTCGGTTCCATCTTCAGTAAGTCAGTTTGTTAAAGCAGAACAGCCGGTGGAATCTTTTGTTATAGGCGGCACTGGAGTCATTAGTGAACAAGTGGCAAGCACATTTCCAATGCCAGAACGTATTAGCGGGGTAAACCGTTATGCAACAAACAGCAATGTCATTCAGTATTTTGAAGAAGCGATTGATATGGATTTACCGGTGATTGCAACAGGTGAAAATTATCCCGATGCACTGGCTGGATCAGCATTTGCTGCCGCTACCTGGAATCCTGTTATTTTAACTCATCCAACTAAACCTCATCAAACAACGAAAGATACGGTCCAAACTTACTCTGATCTAGCAGAACTCTATTTTGTACTGGGCGGGGATAAAGTTGTGACAGACCAGGCAATAAATTCTTTATTTCAGAAGTAA